Proteins from one Triticum aestivum cultivar Chinese Spring chromosome 7A, IWGSC CS RefSeq v2.1, whole genome shotgun sequence genomic window:
- the LOC123149370 gene encoding 4-coumarate--CoA ligase 4: MGSVAADAPEATETVFRSRLPDIEIPAHLTLQDYCFERLPEVAARPCLIDGQTGAVHTYAEVSELSRRCAAGLRRLGVGKGDVVMNLLRNCPEFAFVFLGAARLGAATTTANPFCTPHEIHRQASAAGARLIVTEACAVDKVRAFAAERGIPVVTVDGPASDDGGCLAFDEALLPAEPLAADEQVDPDDVVALPYSSGTTGLPKGVMLTHRSLVTSVAQQVDGENPNLYFGPNDVLLCVLPLFHIYSLNSVLLAGLRAGCAIVIMRKFDHGALVRLVRAHAVTVAPFVPPIVVEIAKSDRVTAADLASIRMVMSGAAPMGKDLQDAFMAKIPNAVLGQGYGMTEAGPVLSMCLAFAKEPFGVKSGSCGTVVRNAELKIVDPDTGASLGRNLPGEICIRGNQIMKGYLNDPESTKNTIDKDGWLHTGDIGYVDDDDEIFIVDRLKEIIKYKGFQVPPAELEALLITHAEIKDAAVVSMQDEVTGEVPVAFIVRIEGSEISESEIKQFVAKEVVFYKRIHKVFFADSVPKSPAGKILRKDLRAKLAAGIPGSESTQSKS, translated from the exons ATGGGCTCCGTGGCGGCGGACGCGCCGGAGGCGACGGAGACGGTGTTCCGGTCCAGGCTGCCGGACATCGAGATCCCGGCGCACCTCACGCTCCAGGACTACTGCTTCGAGCGGCTGCCGGAGGTGGCCGCCCGGCCCTGCCTCATCGACGGGCAGACGGGCGCCGTGCACACCTACGCGGAGGTGTCAGAGCTCTCCCGCCGCTGCGCGGCGGGGCTGCGGCGGCTCGGCGTGGGGAAGGGCGACGTGGTCATGAACCTGCTCCGCAACTGCCCGGAGTTCGCCTTCGTGTTCCTCGGCGCGGCCCGGCtgggcgccgccaccaccaccgccaaccCGTTCTGCACGCCGCACGAGATCCACCGCCAGGCGAGCGCGGCCGGGGCGCGGCTGATCGTCACCGAGGCCTGCGCCGTCGACAAGGTGCGCGCCTTCGCCGCCGAGCGCGGGATCCCCGTGGTCACCGTCGACGGGCCGGCCTCCGACGACGGCGGCTGCCTCGCGTTCGACGAGGCCCTGCTGCCCGCGGAGccgctcgccgccgacgagcaggTCGACCCCGACGACGTGGTGGCCCTCCCCTACTCGTCCGGCACCACGGGGCTGCCCAAGGGCGTCATGCTCACCCACCGCAGCCTCGTCACCAGCGTCGCGCAGCAG GTGGACGGGGAGAACCCGAACTTGTATTTCGGCCCGAATGACGTGCTGCTGTGCGTGCTGCCGCTGTTCCACATCTACTCGCTCAACTCGGTGCTGCTGGCGGGGCTGCGCGCCGGGTGCGCGATCGTGATCATGCGCAAGTTCGACCACGGCGCGCTGGTGCGCCTGGTGCGCGCGCACGCGGTCACCGTGGCGCCCTTCGTGCCGCCCATCGTCGTCGAGATCGCCAAGAGCGACCGGGTGACGGCCGCCGACCTCGCGTCCATCCGCATGGTCATGTCCGGCGCGGCCCCCATGGGCAAGGACCTCCAGGACGCCTTCATGGCCAAGATCCCCAACGCCGTGCTCGGGCAG GGGTACGGGATGACGGAGGCCGGGCCGGTGCTGTCCATGTGCCTGGCGTTCGCCAAGGAGCCGTTCGGGGTCAAGTCGGGGTCGTGCGGCACGGTGGTGCGGAACGCGGAGCTCAAGATCGTGGACCCCGACACCGGCGCCTCCCTCGGCCGCAACCTGCCGGGGGAGATCTGCATCCGCGGCAACCAGATCATGAAAG GTTACCTAAATGACCCAGAGTCCACAAAGAACACCATTGACAAGGACGGTTGGCTGCATACTGGAGACATTGGCTATGTCGATGATGACGACGAGATCTTCATTGTCGACAGGCTCAAGGAGATAATCAAATACAAGGGATTCCAAGTACCTCCTGCGGAACTCGAAGCCCTTCTCATCACACACGCCGAAATCAAAGATGCTGCTGTCGTATC GATGCAAGATGAAGTTACTGGTGAAGTTCCAGTTGCATTCATTGTGCGGATTGAAGGCTCTGAGATCAGCGAGAGCGAGATCAAGCAGTTTGTTGCAAAAGAG GTCGTTTTCTACAAGAGGATCCACAAAGTTTTCTTCGCTGACTCGGTTCCGAAGAGTCCTGCTGGCAAGATCCTCAGGAAGGACCTGAGAGCAAAGCTTGCTGCAGGCATCCCAGGCAGTGAAAGCACACAGTCCAAAAGCTGA